A DNA window from Bacteroides cellulosilyticus contains the following coding sequences:
- a CDS encoding RagB/SusD family nutrient uptake outer membrane protein, which yields MKKIIAYSFNLLFLVTFLASCLGDLDTMPLDNNQLVSDQVYKTKDGYTGVLAKCYSSLILTGQQGGDGGNGDLEGANEGYSGYVRLLFYLQEMSTDNFLMPSSSNGLRKCLNLQWDASNASVVTWTYQRLYMSIAYCNELLRECTEGKLQDRGLWEEMKDEYIGYRAEARFIRAYCYSMLCDLFGSVPYVDEHTGVKEIPVQYTRKQIFEYAESELLAVENELKAPGENEYGRIDRVADWFLLARMYLNAESWIHENKYQEAYTYAKKVVTDGHYPLASDYREIFLADNKTCKEIIWGLVQDGQRAQSSAGTNFYVKAFVNGPMDELYKTGVGSRGWGNVRAKMTLVDAFDADDVAFDVNDTWGNGKKDKRAQFMTALPNQVKETWDSELNMTSTFTCGYGYIKWRNVTKDDQLCASGDAYTSIDFPLFRTADAYLMAAEAILRGANGTETEALGYVNEVRSRAYMSGKYAKSGVRSDVSGEIALNELSLNFILSERQKELASELTRRTDLIRFGKYTKGNNWDWKNGIRLGGDVDDKYQLFPIPESELTNNPALNQNDGYKQ from the coding sequence ATGAAAAAGATAATTGCCTATTCATTCAATCTACTTTTCTTGGTCACGTTTCTGGCTTCGTGCCTGGGTGACCTCGATACCATGCCACTGGATAATAACCAGTTAGTGAGCGACCAGGTATATAAGACCAAGGACGGCTATACAGGCGTGCTGGCCAAGTGTTATTCATCTCTGATCCTGACAGGACAGCAGGGTGGCGATGGCGGCAATGGCGACTTGGAAGGTGCCAATGAAGGATATTCCGGTTATGTGCGTCTGTTGTTCTACCTGCAGGAGATGAGTACGGATAACTTCCTGATGCCTTCTTCCTCAAACGGTCTGCGTAAGTGCCTGAACCTGCAATGGGATGCCTCCAATGCCTCTGTTGTCACCTGGACTTACCAGCGGCTTTATATGAGCATTGCCTACTGTAACGAGCTGCTGCGCGAATGTACCGAAGGGAAGTTACAGGATAGAGGACTTTGGGAAGAAATGAAGGACGAATACATTGGTTACAGAGCCGAAGCACGTTTTATACGTGCGTACTGCTATTCCATGCTTTGTGATTTGTTTGGTTCCGTGCCCTATGTTGACGAACATACAGGTGTGAAGGAAATTCCGGTTCAGTATACCCGTAAGCAGATATTTGAATATGCGGAAAGTGAATTGCTGGCTGTTGAGAATGAACTGAAAGCTCCGGGAGAAAACGAATACGGACGGATTGACCGTGTAGCCGACTGGTTCCTGCTGGCACGTATGTATCTGAATGCCGAGTCCTGGATTCATGAAAATAAATACCAGGAGGCATATACGTATGCGAAGAAGGTAGTTACAGACGGACACTATCCGCTGGCTTCTGACTATCGTGAAATCTTCCTGGCGGATAACAAAACCTGCAAGGAGATCATCTGGGGGTTGGTACAGGACGGACAGCGTGCCCAAAGTTCAGCCGGAACAAACTTCTACGTAAAAGCTTTCGTGAATGGTCCGATGGACGAATTGTATAAGACAGGAGTCGGTTCGCGAGGCTGGGGTAATGTTCGTGCCAAGATGACACTGGTAGACGCCTTTGATGCGGATGATGTGGCGTTTGATGTCAATGATACCTGGGGTAACGGAAAGAAAGATAAACGTGCCCAGTTCATGACCGCCCTTCCGAATCAGGTGAAGGAAACCTGGGACTCGGAACTGAACATGACCAGCACCTTTACCTGTGGTTATGGCTATATCAAATGGAGAAACGTGACCAAGGATGATCAGCTCTGTGCTTCGGGCGATGCTTATACCTCTATTGATTTCCCGTTGTTCCGCACAGCCGATGCCTATCTGATGGCTGCCGAAGCTATCTTGCGTGGAGCAAATGGTACGGAAACGGAAGCATTAGGCTACGTCAATGAAGTTCGGTCCAGAGCGTATATGTCCGGTAAATATGCGAAGAGCGGCGTTCGTTCGGATGTTTCAGGAGAAATCGCCCTCAATGAGCTTTCTTTGAACTTTATCCTGAGCGAGCGTCAGAAAGAACTGGCATCCGAGCTGACCAGGCGTACCGACCTGATCCGTTTCGGTAAATATACGAAAGGCAATAACTGGGACTGGAAGAATGGTATCCGTCTGGGAGGAGATGTGGACGACAAGTATCAGCTGTTCCCGATACCGGAAAGCGAATTGACCAACAACCCGGCGTTGAATCAGAATGACGGTTATAAACAATAA
- the metK gene encoding methionine adenosyltransferase: MGYLFTSESVSEGHPDKVADQISDAVLDKLLAYDPSSKVACETLVTTGQVVLAGEVKTKAYVDLQLIAREVIQKIGYTKGEYMFESNSCGVLSAIHEQSPDINRGVERQDPMEQGAGDQGMMFGYATNETENYMPLSLDLAHRILQVLADIRREGKEMTYLRPDAKSQVTIEYDDNGTPVRIDTIVVSTQHDDFIQPADDSEAAQLKADEEMLATIRQDVINILMPRVIASIHAEKVLALFNDHITYHVNPTGKFVIGGPHGDTGLTGRKIIVDTYGGKGAHGGGAFSGKDPSKVDRSAAYAARHIAKNLVAAGVADEMLVQVSYAIGVARPINIYVNTYGRGHVNMSDGEIAKKIDELFDLRPKAIEDRLKLRNPIYQETAAYGHLGREPQIVTKHFKSRYEGNKDVEVELFTWEKLDYVDKVKAAFGL, translated from the coding sequence ATGGGATATTTATTCACATCCGAATCGGTGTCAGAAGGACACCCCGACAAAGTGGCCGATCAAATATCGGACGCTGTGCTTGACAAACTGTTGGCTTACGACCCCAGTTCGAAAGTAGCTTGCGAAACTCTGGTAACTACCGGACAGGTGGTACTGGCTGGAGAAGTGAAAACCAAAGCGTACGTTGATCTGCAACTCATTGCGCGCGAAGTAATTCAGAAAATCGGCTATACCAAAGGCGAGTACATGTTCGAAAGTAACTCGTGTGGTGTATTGTCCGCCATTCATGAGCAAAGCCCCGACATTAACCGTGGTGTAGAACGTCAGGACCCTATGGAGCAGGGTGCAGGCGACCAAGGCATGATGTTTGGCTATGCTACTAACGAAACAGAAAACTATATGCCTCTTTCGCTCGACCTGGCACATCGCATCTTGCAAGTGTTGGCCGACATCCGTCGCGAAGGTAAAGAGATGACTTATCTCCGTCCGGATGCCAAGAGTCAGGTAACTATTGAATACGATGATAACGGTACGCCTGTCCGCATCGATACGATTGTAGTTTCTACCCAGCATGATGACTTCATCCAGCCTGCCGACGACAGCGAAGCCGCCCAGCTGAAAGCGGATGAAGAAATGCTTGCCACTATCCGTCAGGATGTCATCAATATCCTGATGCCACGTGTCATTGCTTCTATTCATGCAGAGAAAGTACTTGCATTGTTCAATGACCATATCACCTATCACGTTAATCCTACCGGAAAGTTCGTTATCGGCGGACCTCACGGAGATACCGGTCTGACGGGACGTAAGATTATCGTAGATACCTACGGTGGTAAAGGTGCTCACGGTGGTGGCGCTTTCTCCGGTAAGGACCCCAGTAAGGTAGACCGTAGTGCCGCTTATGCAGCCCGTCATATTGCCAAGAACCTGGTGGCAGCCGGTGTAGCTGACGAAATGCTGGTACAGGTGTCTTATGCTATTGGTGTGGCTCGTCCCATTAATATCTATGTCAATACTTATGGTCGCGGTCATGTAAACATGAGCGATGGTGAGATTGCGAAGAAGATAGATGAACTTTTTGATCTTCGCCCGAAGGCTATTGAAGATCGCCTGAAGCTTCGTAATCCGATTTATCAGGAGACTGCCGCTTATGGCCATCTGGGACGTGAGCCGCAGATTGTTACCAAGCACTTCAAGTCTCGTTACGAAGGTAATAAGGATGTAGAGGTGGAGCTCTTCACTTGGGAGAAACTGGATTACGTGGACAAGGTGAAAGCCGCTTTCGGTCTGTAA
- a CDS encoding histidine-type phosphatase, giving the protein MRLRLKQLLLCGMMWMCCVPLGAQTSKEEMFSTIEKTGGVYWAYPLDFAPQTRAPKGYKPFYVSHYGRHGSRYLIGDRDYKWLVDLFEEAHREGALSDLGEDARQRLLKVWEEAEGHGGDLTPLGVRQHRGIAERMYAAFPEAFKGSPSISARSTVVLRCAMSMVAFGDRLKELNPNLRISYEASHKYMDYLNYHTDESNRFTSSTDGPWAEEYRKFEDVHTNPDRLIASLFKDKRFILKKVNPKEVMWGMYWVASDMQNAETKVSFYDLFQPQELFDLWQCINYRFYVGNANHADGKGIVVANAKSLLQNILDSADEAIQKGGIAATLRFGHDGNVIPLVALMQIENCNVAVDDPYEVYKVWSDFKVVPMAANVQIAFFRNEKGSADDILVKILHNEHEVHIPVQTDQFPFYKWSDVESYYRNLLK; this is encoded by the coding sequence ATGAGACTGAGACTGAAACAATTACTGTTATGTGGTATGATGTGGATGTGCTGTGTTCCGCTTGGGGCGCAGACATCCAAAGAAGAGATGTTTTCCACTATTGAGAAAACGGGTGGAGTCTATTGGGCCTATCCGCTTGATTTCGCCCCGCAGACCCGGGCTCCCAAAGGATATAAACCATTCTATGTGAGCCACTATGGACGGCATGGTTCCCGTTATCTGATTGGCGACCGTGATTATAAATGGCTGGTGGACCTTTTTGAAGAAGCGCATCGTGAGGGTGCACTTTCCGACTTGGGAGAAGATGCCCGGCAGCGTTTGCTGAAGGTGTGGGAAGAAGCGGAAGGCCATGGAGGTGATCTGACCCCATTAGGTGTCCGTCAGCACCGTGGAATTGCGGAAAGAATGTATGCTGCATTTCCTGAAGCCTTTAAGGGCAGCCCTTCTATTTCTGCCCGTTCTACCGTTGTGTTGCGTTGTGCGATGAGTATGGTGGCTTTTGGTGATCGTTTGAAGGAGCTGAATCCCAATCTGCGCATTTCTTATGAGGCCAGCCATAAGTATATGGACTACTTGAATTACCACACGGACGAATCCAACCGCTTTACTTCTTCCACTGACGGTCCGTGGGCTGAAGAATACAGAAAGTTTGAAGATGTCCACACCAATCCCGACCGGTTGATTGCTTCTTTATTTAAGGACAAGCGTTTCATACTGAAGAAAGTGAATCCGAAGGAAGTGATGTGGGGTATGTACTGGGTGGCGAGTGATATGCAGAATGCAGAGACAAAGGTTTCTTTCTATGATTTGTTTCAGCCCCAGGAACTGTTTGATTTGTGGCAGTGCATCAACTATCGTTTCTATGTGGGCAATGCAAATCATGCCGACGGGAAAGGGATTGTTGTAGCCAATGCGAAATCATTGTTGCAGAATATTCTGGATAGCGCTGATGAGGCTATTCAAAAGGGAGGCATAGCCGCTACCCTTCGCTTCGGGCATGATGGCAATGTGATTCCTTTGGTGGCATTGATGCAGATAGAGAATTGTAATGTTGCCGTAGATGATCCTTACGAGGTGTATAAAGTGTGGAGTGACTTTAAGGTAGTCCCTATGGCCGCTAATGTGCAGATTGCCTTCTTCCGGAATGAAAAAGGAAGTGCGGACGATATTCTGGTTAAGATACTGCATAATGAACATGAAGTACACATTCCGGTACAGACCGACCAGTTTCCTTTCTATAAATGGAGCGATGTGGAGAGCTACTACCGGAACTTATTGAAATAA
- a CDS encoding SusC/RagA family TonB-linked outer membrane protein codes for MKNKKNPETFGSRWRYVWVLFALVFSVSVAAQKTVVKGNILDKDNLPIIGANILEKGTSNGTISDVDGNFTLSITNPKATLLITYIGYKNVEMPASANMKVVMTEDSEMLEDVVVIGYGSVKKSDATGSVTAIKPDDFNKGLRTTAQDALVGKVPGVNVVSSSGAPGTGATIRIRSGASLSASNDPLIVIDGVPVDNSTIEGGGNVIGGINPDDIETFTVLKDASATAIYGSRASNGVIVITTKKGADTNLRFNYSTNLSVSTVTETLDILSADEFRQFVPTVSGVPASVTLGTASTDWQDEIYRTAFGQEHNFSVSGKVKQNAPYRLSVGYTNQNGVIRTNNYERFTFNGGISPKFFDNHLTVDLNLKVSYENNKKVDESVVNNALRYDPTRPVKTGSATAATDPGLGYFIWMNGNSPMAIQTDNPVAQLDLQDIRNKVTRSIGNASFNYKVHHLEDLQLNMNLGYDVLTSKYSKEVPELAGMMYTSNMKDGTGLVYDSKQNKRNYLLDLYANYSHVFNEKHNFSAMGGYGWQHFWKKFDATTFSPEGKELFSPNHYESEYYLLSFYGRLNYSYDNRYMITATLRSDASSRFAKGNRWGLFPSVALGWKISQEAFLRDSDILSDLKLRLSYGQTGQQDILNDYPYMTTFTVSYPEACYQFGDKWYNTYRPNGYDSDIKWETTETYNIGLDYGFLNNRIYGSVDYYQRHTKDLLNTIPVISGTNYSSVITTNIGEMDNKGLEFSINAVPVHTKDWKWTVGMNYTWNDSKITKLNVVDSEANFVQTGAISGTGKTVQVFMVGERPYTFYLAKQAYDDNGKPIEGQYVQPDGSVSATETKYATNKSALPESYLGFNTQLSYKNWDFAISGHGAFGNYVYNYIAADQYVQSVYSDQGNFSNILSRTKATGFQNQQLYSDYFLEKGNFFRIDNISLGYTFKKLWDQSSSLRLTFGVQNVATFTGYSGIDPEIYSGIDKEIYPRPRVFSLSANLTF; via the coding sequence ATGAAAAACAAGAAGAATCCGGAAACTTTTGGAAGTAGATGGCGGTATGTTTGGGTACTGTTTGCTTTGGTTTTCAGTGTGAGCGTTGCCGCACAGAAAACGGTTGTAAAGGGCAATATCCTCGATAAGGATAATCTGCCTATTATTGGAGCTAATATTTTGGAGAAAGGAACGTCGAACGGAACGATCAGTGATGTGGACGGTAACTTCACTCTCTCGATCACAAATCCTAAGGCTACATTACTGATTACCTATATAGGGTATAAAAACGTGGAGATGCCTGCTTCTGCCAACATGAAGGTCGTGATGACGGAAGATAGCGAGATGCTTGAAGATGTGGTTGTCATCGGCTATGGTAGTGTAAAGAAGTCGGATGCAACAGGCTCGGTAACAGCCATTAAGCCCGATGACTTTAATAAGGGACTGCGCACAACCGCTCAGGATGCCCTGGTGGGTAAAGTACCGGGAGTAAACGTAGTATCCAGTTCCGGTGCTCCGGGTACAGGCGCCACGATTCGCATCCGAAGCGGTGCTTCGCTTTCCGCCTCCAACGATCCGTTGATTGTGATTGACGGTGTACCGGTTGATAACTCTACTATCGAAGGTGGTGGCAATGTGATTGGTGGTATTAATCCCGATGATATAGAAACCTTTACGGTGCTGAAAGATGCGTCGGCTACGGCTATCTACGGTTCGCGGGCTTCGAACGGTGTGATTGTAATCACTACGAAGAAAGGGGCTGATACCAATTTGCGCTTTAATTATTCAACGAACCTGTCAGTAAGTACAGTTACTGAAACGCTGGATATTCTTTCTGCCGATGAATTTCGCCAGTTTGTTCCCACTGTATCCGGAGTACCGGCTTCTGTGACCTTAGGCACAGCATCGACCGACTGGCAGGATGAAATCTACCGGACGGCATTCGGACAGGAACACAACTTTTCTGTATCGGGTAAAGTGAAGCAAAATGCTCCTTATCGCCTTTCGGTGGGATATACCAATCAGAACGGTGTCATACGTACCAATAACTACGAGAGATTTACATTCAACGGAGGTATTTCGCCTAAGTTTTTTGATAATCATCTCACGGTTGATCTGAACCTGAAAGTGTCTTATGAGAATAATAAGAAAGTCGATGAAAGCGTCGTAAATAACGCGCTTCGCTATGATCCTACACGTCCGGTTAAGACCGGAAGTGCCACTGCAGCTACTGATCCGGGGTTGGGATATTTTATCTGGATGAACGGTAATTCTCCGATGGCCATCCAGACGGATAATCCGGTGGCACAGCTTGACTTGCAGGATATCCGCAATAAAGTGACACGCTCTATCGGCAATGCATCCTTCAACTATAAGGTACATCATTTGGAAGACTTGCAGCTGAACATGAACCTGGGCTACGATGTCCTGACCAGTAAATACTCGAAGGAAGTGCCCGAGCTGGCGGGAATGATGTACACCTCTAACATGAAGGACGGTACAGGTCTTGTCTATGACTCCAAGCAGAACAAACGGAATTATCTGCTGGACTTATACGCTAACTATTCTCATGTTTTCAATGAGAAGCATAACTTCAGTGCCATGGGCGGATATGGCTGGCAGCATTTCTGGAAGAAGTTTGATGCTACTACCTTTTCTCCGGAGGGCAAGGAGCTCTTCTCTCCCAATCATTATGAATCGGAATATTATCTGCTTTCGTTTTACGGTCGTCTTAACTATTCGTATGATAACCGCTATATGATTACTGCTACGCTGCGTTCGGATGCTTCATCCCGTTTTGCAAAAGGCAATCGTTGGGGATTGTTCCCTTCCGTGGCATTGGGGTGGAAAATCAGCCAGGAAGCTTTCCTGAGAGATTCGGATATTCTGTCTGACCTGAAACTGCGCCTGAGCTACGGACAGACCGGACAGCAGGATATTCTGAACGACTATCCTTATATGACAACTTTCACAGTATCCTATCCTGAAGCTTGCTATCAGTTCGGAGATAAATGGTATAATACGTATCGTCCGAATGGTTATGACTCCGACATTAAATGGGAGACTACCGAGACTTATAACATCGGATTGGATTACGGCTTCCTCAATAACCGTATCTATGGTTCTGTGGACTATTACCAACGCCACACCAAGGATTTGCTGAATACGATTCCTGTGATTTCGGGAACTAACTATTCTTCTGTGATTACCACGAATATCGGTGAAATGGATAATAAAGGACTCGAATTTTCCATTAATGCAGTGCCGGTACATACCAAGGACTGGAAATGGACAGTAGGCATGAACTATACCTGGAACGATTCAAAGATCACAAAACTGAATGTAGTGGATTCGGAAGCCAACTTTGTACAGACCGGAGCCATTTCGGGTACCGGTAAAACAGTACAGGTATTCATGGTAGGCGAACGCCCTTATACTTTCTATCTGGCAAAACAAGCTTATGACGACAATGGCAAACCGATAGAAGGCCAATATGTACAGCCGGACGGTTCCGTATCGGCAACAGAAACAAAGTATGCCACCAACAAGAGTGCATTGCCGGAATCCTATCTGGGCTTCAATACCCAACTGAGCTATAAGAACTGGGATTTCGCTATCAGCGGGCACGGAGCTTTCGGCAATTATGTCTATAACTACATAGCTGCCGACCAGTATGTACAGTCTGTTTACAGCGACCAGGGAAACTTCTCGAATATCCTGAGCAGAACCAAAGCTACAGGCTTCCAAAACCAGCAACTGTACTCGGACTACTTCCTGGAGAAAGGAAACTTCTTCCGGATTGACAATATCTCATTGGGTTACACTTTCAAGAAACTGTGGGATCAGTCAAGCTCTTTGCGGCTGACTTTCGGTGTTCAGAATGTGGCTACCTTTACCGGATATTCGGGCATCGATCCGGAAATCTACAGCGGTATCGACAAGGAGATATATCCTCGTCCGCGAGTATTCTCATTAAGTGCTAATTTAACTTTCTAA
- a CDS encoding DUF6377 domain-containing protein — MSRYSVSILFCLFICSGLWAAVKADDDALLLKLDKMIEHREVYQQKVEKEIADIRRTLDYAEDDKLRFDILGNLFTKYRSFRIDTAMIIAKERLQLAESLKDETLINQGLMNIADVMNKMGKHENALIMLGKVKRTEDVKKDTYFYYLYHTIYLSCYNDAIDDPGKQLAWQQIKAYKDTLIAISEPHSSSYVTNKCGRLSMSGKWDEAIRLLEDYYGQSAEDNSDRARMEYLLAELYLGKQDTLQARHYLILASLTDIANAKKVYMSLQHLAILLFREGDIARAYNYISCSLEDVNFGKARYRFIDIAGYLPIIQAANDARIKADENRVLFSLLILLILVIALVVAFFFIRKKNTKLLKVKQSLAEQNLRLQEMAGNLTRMNEQIQESNHIKEEYIGLLFNICSEYIYKQENDRKALLKIANTGSMADISKTLRGQSSTSDDFKLFISKFDTIFLSIFPNFVESFNALLKEEERVQLKEGELLTPELRIYALIRLGINDNSKIANFLHYSLQTVYNYRMKMRNKAIIPGKDLAIQVQKL, encoded by the coding sequence ATGTCCAGATATTCTGTTTCTATCTTATTTTGTCTTTTTATTTGTTCCGGTCTGTGGGCTGCGGTCAAAGCGGACGACGATGCCCTGCTTTTAAAACTGGATAAGATGATCGAGCATCGTGAGGTTTACCAGCAAAAAGTGGAAAAGGAAATAGCAGACATTCGCCGGACGCTGGATTATGCGGAAGATGATAAACTCAGGTTTGATATATTAGGGAATCTGTTCACTAAATATCGTTCATTTCGGATTGATACGGCTATGATTATCGCAAAGGAGAGACTGCAACTGGCAGAAAGTCTGAAGGATGAAACACTAATCAATCAGGGGCTGATGAACATAGCCGATGTAATGAACAAAATGGGAAAGCATGAGAATGCGTTGATTATGCTTGGCAAGGTGAAACGGACGGAGGATGTAAAAAAGGATACTTATTTCTATTATCTATACCACACCATTTACTTATCCTGCTATAATGATGCCATAGATGACCCCGGCAAACAACTTGCCTGGCAGCAGATAAAGGCTTATAAAGACACCCTGATTGCGATTAGCGAACCACACTCTTCCAGCTATGTTACCAATAAATGCGGTCGACTGAGTATGTCCGGAAAGTGGGATGAGGCTATCCGGCTGCTGGAGGATTATTACGGGCAAAGTGCAGAAGATAATTCGGACAGAGCGAGAATGGAGTATCTTCTGGCAGAATTGTATTTGGGAAAGCAGGATACTTTGCAGGCAAGGCATTATCTTATTCTGGCTTCATTGACTGATATTGCCAATGCCAAGAAGGTGTATATGTCTTTGCAGCATCTGGCAATACTTCTCTTCCGGGAAGGAGACATTGCAAGGGCTTATAATTATATTTCATGTTCGCTGGAAGATGTGAACTTCGGGAAAGCCCGCTATCGCTTTATCGACATTGCCGGATATCTCCCCATCATTCAGGCCGCTAATGATGCGCGTATTAAGGCTGATGAGAATCGGGTGCTCTTTTCCCTTCTGATACTCCTGATATTGGTAATAGCCCTGGTTGTCGCTTTCTTCTTTATCCGTAAGAAGAATACCAAATTGCTGAAGGTGAAGCAATCGCTGGCCGAACAGAATCTGCGCTTGCAGGAAATGGCTGGGAACCTCACCCGGATGAATGAGCAGATTCAGGAATCAAATCATATCAAGGAAGAATATATCGGGTTGCTGTTCAATATATGTTCCGAATATATCTATAAGCAGGAGAACGACCGCAAGGCATTACTGAAGATTGCAAATACAGGCTCTATGGCGGATATATCAAAGACACTCCGCGGACAATCTTCCACTTCCGATGATTTCAAGCTTTTCATCAGTAAGTTTGATACTATATTCCTTTCCATCTTTCCTAATTTTGTGGAGTCGTTTAATGCTTTGTTGAAGGAAGAAGAGCGTGTGCAGCTGAAGGAAGGTGAATTGCTGACGCCCGAGTTGCGTATATATGCTCTCATACGTTTGGGTATAAACGATAATTCCAAGATTGCCAACTTCCTTCATTATTCACTTCAGACGGTTTACAACTACCGGATGAAAATGCGGAATAAAGCGATCATTCCGGGCAAGGATCTGGCAATTCAGGTACAGAAACTGTAA
- a CDS encoding ATP-binding protein, giving the protein MIRQEEISAVLDAQADMFRKKEQGLPREALISVPAIPSFATIITGIRRCGKSTLLRQLMSRKYDSALYLNFEDIRLANFDTDDFTRLQREIERRNVRVLFFDEIQIIPKWEIFIHQMLNEEYTLFITGSNASLLSSELGTHLTGRHIPMELFPFSYSEYLSFKSRPADEDSLLNYLRDGGIPEYVKNESEIILNTLIDDILIRDIAIRNSIKDVNSLRALAVYLLSNIGNLVSAGKLVGMFDIKAASTFLDYFSFYQRSYLLEFIPIFSYSLKVQSRNPKKVYSMDLGLANEASANFSDNTGHKLENLIFLHLRRKPGNICYYKGKGECDFVVAEKGKVLHAIQVCHQITDQNFAREYNGLLEAMKAFNLSEGIIVTTNQTDSFEEDGKHIRLMPANQFLLS; this is encoded by the coding sequence ATGATTAGACAAGAAGAGATATCAGCTGTACTGGACGCACAAGCCGATATGTTTCGCAAGAAAGAGCAGGGTTTACCACGAGAAGCACTGATTTCAGTGCCTGCCATCCCATCGTTTGCCACTATCATTACCGGTATACGCCGTTGTGGCAAAAGCACTCTTTTGCGCCAACTGATGTCCCGGAAATATGACTCAGCGCTCTATCTGAACTTCGAAGACATACGCCTCGCCAACTTTGATACTGATGACTTCACCCGCCTGCAACGGGAAATTGAACGGCGTAACGTCCGCGTGCTCTTCTTCGATGAAATACAAATCATCCCTAAATGGGAAATCTTCATTCACCAAATGCTCAATGAAGAATATACCCTGTTCATCACCGGTTCCAACGCTTCCTTATTAAGCAGCGAACTGGGCACTCACCTCACCGGTAGACATATCCCCATGGAGCTATTTCCTTTTTCTTATTCAGAATATCTCTCTTTCAAAAGCCGCCCCGCAGACGAAGATTCACTCTTAAATTATCTGCGCGACGGTGGCATTCCCGAGTACGTGAAAAATGAATCTGAAATAATACTGAATACACTGATTGATGACATTCTGATACGAGATATTGCTATCCGTAATTCCATAAAAGACGTAAATTCACTGCGGGCACTGGCTGTATATCTGCTATCCAACATAGGGAACCTGGTATCAGCCGGTAAACTGGTGGGGATGTTCGATATAAAAGCGGCATCTACTTTTCTGGATTATTTCTCTTTCTATCAACGATCTTATTTGTTGGAATTTATACCTATATTCAGTTATTCGCTAAAAGTGCAGTCCCGAAACCCCAAGAAGGTTTACAGCATGGATTTAGGGCTGGCGAACGAAGCCTCTGCCAACTTCTCGGATAACACCGGACATAAACTGGAAAACCTCATCTTCCTGCATCTGCGCAGGAAACCGGGAAACATTTGCTATTACAAAGGAAAAGGAGAATGTGACTTTGTTGTCGCTGAAAAAGGCAAGGTATTGCATGCCATCCAGGTCTGTCACCAGATAACCGACCAGAACTTCGCACGCGAATATAACGGGCTGCTCGAAGCGATGAAAGCATTCAATCTGTCGGAAGGTATTATTGTAACAACTAATCAGACCGATTCTTTTGAAGAAGACGGAAAACATATCCGGCTGATGCCCGCCAATCAATTTTTACTATCATAG